ATGATGGCCACCTTCTTCTCCTGGCGTGCCAGGCTCATGGATCTGGGGGTGCCAGGTGTGCGGGGTGTCCTGGGGTAGCTGGGGGTGCCTGGGGTCCCAGGGGTGCGGCAGGAGTAGCTGGGCGGGGTGCAGGGTGTGATGGCTGTAGAGCCCGGGGTAATTGGAGTGCAGGTTCCACTCCGTGCTGATCTGGAGCGAGCATGATCAGTCCCTGTGGATAAAATAAACCAGTCTTCTGACCATGTGCATTCACTTTTTGGGCTATTGGCTTAATTTGAAGAGGAGCTGACCAGTCAATGCCAAAATAGCAGGACTGTCTATGACATTTGCACATCTCCCCTCCCTCAACCTTCAAAGTTCATCTAGCTTTCAAGACATCACATTGCAATGTGTTAATGATTAAACAGAAGCGCTCCCCCTACAGCGCACATTCTGTGTGGGAAGAGAAAACAGTAACAAGCACATTCTGTAAAATGCAGTTAACTTAACACAGTTAACTTAATACAGTAGGATTCACTTCTTAAAACCCAAGTCCTACTGTAAGTGCAACTGCATTTGTTATCTTTCTGCACGCTGTATGTTTCAGTTTTAGTAGAAGCATGTTAACTGAGAGCCACTGTTTTGAGAGAACTCCTGTTCCTCTGTGAGGATTTCTTACTGTCACTGCAAATACATTATAAATCAATTATTCATGGAGTCTGTTAGGGGTTTCATTTGTCATCTCTCTTTAATCCAAACTCTCATCGGCTGAAACAATGGAATTGTTTTAGGAGAAATTTGTAATTGTGATGAGGATATGGAGTTGTAAGAAAGCAGTCTGCTAAGGAGGTTCTAGTGGTGTGATGTGATGAGGATATGGATGGTAAGAAAGCAGTTTGCTAAGGAGGTTCTAGTGGTGTGATGTGATGAGGATATGGAGGGTAAGAAAGCAGTCTGCTAAGGAGGTTCTAGTGGTGTGATGTGATGAGGATATGGATGGTAAGAAAGCAGTCTGCTAAGGAGGTTCTAGTGGTGTGATGTGATGAGGATATGGATGGTAAGAAAGCAGTCTGTTAAGGAGGTTCTAGTGGTGTGATGTGATGAGGATATGGATGGTAAGAAAGCAGTCTGCTAAGGAGGTTCTAGTGGTGTGATGTGATGAGGATATGGAGGGGTAAGACAGGAATCCAGCTACCTGCCACTCCGCTTCGGCTAGCCCTCTGCTCAGCTCGTCCTTCAGATCGAATCGCTACATAGCGAGGAAAGGAACAGGGAGACGCAGGGCAGGGAAGgtaagggggagagagagggaaacaCAGCCGTGAATAGAGGCTCTACTGGCTCTACCACACCACAAAAGCACTTGCCAGGGTAAGGAataaagcatttgttttatagtgctatttttattttatttatattgcgACTTTCATACCATCTCAAAGGTGCTTTACATGTCGTTTAAAACAGAAGGATgcagcatctctaatagaaaAGGGCAACGAATTCCACAATCTGAGGACATTATAACTGAATGAATTCTCGGAAAAGCCTTAAGTACCATTTCTCTACAAACCAGCCAGAAAGCAAAAGCCTTTCTACGTTTTTACAATATAGAACAGTAAACAGATAATCAGTTAGCCCATCACTGTCTTTCTTGTTGTAAACCTCAAAACGTTTtgcctttctttttattattattattatttttttttacttattttttatagTAAATGTCAAACTTGGTATTTTGCGATTATGTAACTTAGAATATAATTTTGACAACACTGGCAAATATTTTAATCAGCAAGTACAACAGCATGCTACAGAAGATAAGATAAACTGCAACCTTATAATACTACTTAATCATTCTACATTTTAAAGCTTTAAATTATAGTCTTGCTCATTTGTTCTGCCAGGGCAATTACTGCAGTGGTAAGGAATTCAATTTAGGCTTTATTCAGTGAGTCCAGGTACCTACGCTCACTCCCATCACTTCTGTGGTGTAGATGTTTGCCGTGGAATCAAGGAATGTGTCATAGCTTTATTATAAAAAGGAGATTATTTGTGATGCAAAGTCTCTTCCAGCAAAGTGTCTCGTGGGTGGAATGCAGAAGGCAACATAACATTTATAACGTTTAAAAATCTTTCATCTGTTCAGTTTCAGAATAATCATGAAATACAGATGGTAACAGGTACATGCAAAACCTGAAGCTTGTATACACTGTGGAGTCATTTAACACCCAAGCGTGTTTGTGAAATACATTCTATTTGTACGGTTATATAcagtacgcacacacacactgataatggGGGGAATCATTGAAATACATTCCTCAATTGTTTATTGCAAGTTTTGTTTCTTGAAATGGGTGTTTTTCTCCTTCCCCCAAAACATTGTGCTTATACAATGACGCTTTGAAGATAAACAGCTTTGTGAATGTTCCACAaagtgtttttattacatttcatacAAAACCGTGGTAACTTTATTTTAAATCTATTCATTCCACAAATAGATTTGCCAATttaaatgcgtttttttttttttttaatgattttatccTGCAAACACAAATGTAATTACACTGCAACTACAATGTACATTCTAGTGCAATAAAAAGCGATTAGAATATTGTTTCCAAAATGTTTTGATGTTAAAATCTAAATCAGGGAAACACAATTAAGCAGCGCAGTATTTTGCGCCTGGGAAGCTCTGAGGATGCACTCACATGTGGGGCGTCTTGGTGCGGTGGAGCCGGAGCTGGTGATGGAGGTGGAGCTCTCCTCATGATCGGCAGGGCCGGCTCGGCGCGAGGTCAGGATGGAGGAGGGTCTGGGCAGGGAAGAGCGCTTCTCAGGGCTCTGCGTGGTGCCATCCTGTCAGGGAATCAACCCACACAACATGATTCTAGTGGCTGGTCCACgtgggagggtgtgtgtgtgtgtgtgtgtgtggtgtgtgtgtgtgtgcgtgagtgcgtgtgtgtgtgtgtgagtgcgggcgggtgtgtgtgtgtgtatgtgtgtgtgtgcgtgagtgcgtgtgtgtgtgtgtgagtgcgtgtgtgtgcgcgcgtgtgatgcgtctgtgtgtgcatgcgtgcgtgcgtttgtgtgtgtaGCTACTCTGGTACAAAAGTGAGAATTTTTGTAAGAAAAAAACCCAAATGCCTGTATATCTCAATATCTTAAAGCGTTACTGGTTCAACGTTACAATACATCTGTTGttaatatacagctctggccagatTGCAGGGTCAGCATGTCTCTCAgtctatttatattttattttagggaAAAAAAGGCCACAGAATGaataaggaatttaaaaaaaaatgtacaatacagtatacagatgacGGGGTacagtcacaaaaaaaaaaaaaaaaaaaaagtttaatggatGGATGATTAATGGACCCCAGATTTGCTCAGTTTTAGTTGAATGCCTTTTTGGACCTAATCATAAACGTCAAGCCTCAGCTGTCAGTTACAGTTTATAGAATGCCGGGAGAAAGATTGAGATAGTAAGATAACGTTCTCCGCACGTCCACCTGCTTATCTTATACTCTGAAATAAATGATTATCTCTATATAACAATTCCCCATGTTCTCGGTGAGCCACTGtagtatcccttataaaagtttaccggtATTTTTGTATGCcacttttgcagttttcccatggttatactatgcatttaccatagtttaccctggtttgccatgtttattaacatgctttaccatacctctctgtacaaTGCTTTCCTACTCTTTACCACcctatgatttattacactttgttatactCTCACAGTGGGAAACTCTTGGATGCTTGGTGGAGCCCCCTTACCTGTACTGTATCGTTTATATTGTAGACCCTGGACCCTGCAGAAGAGGGCCGGACTGAGTAAAGCTCTGACTTAAGGTAAGATTTGTTCTCTGTGAGCGAGCAAGCTGAGCTGGGTCTCGGAGGGAAGAAGGCTGCTGCTGCTCGCTCTTTTGTGGTAGGAATCTTTGTTAGAGCAGATGAGGATGAGTTCTtgtgatgagagagaggggggagtgaTGGGGAGAAAGGgggatacaaaataaatgtaaaaaacaaaacaaacgaaaaTCAAATGTGATCAAAATCAACAAGCACGGCAAACAAcgtccaaaatatatatatatatatatgatcatggaaaatatataatacaataaatataacatgAAGTCTTAAGAACGGGACACTTGAGACTATAGTGATGCAAATCTTTAGCCCCTTAAGGACCAGGCATTTTCAGTTGACCCTTTCAGAAACTAACAATGATTTATTATTAGCAAAAGCTATCAATGTGATGTGATACAGCATGTATACCTACTCCGGTTgctaatgaactcctattttattttaaaaacactgaatgaaTGATTAACAATTAGCtgatatgtacagtatacaaatcatttttaaataaacagaattAAGATGAAAATGAACTTACAGCGATCTTGTCCCTGGATTGTCTTGCAGTGCTGAGGGGCTGCCTACCTTCGGCAGCTGCGACCGCTGCAGGAAAGAAGGCCTGAGTTTAAAGGCTGAGGTTTGTGGAAACGCAGAGAGAAGGCAGCAATGATCAGGGTAAATAATGGCATATGAAATATCAAGTCTAATAAAGCAGCAGctgaatatgaatatgaaaatCCACCCTCCAGAAAACTAGCGATTCAAAAAACACACAAGCTATGGGATACTTACCTACTGTCCAGTCTATATACCAGCGAGGGAGATGGTTCTCTCTGTTATGCTCTGTTACCTCTTCTTATAGCTATTATGGGctattaaatgcttttttttaaggcCCTGGATTTAAAGAAAAGTAATTTGTGCTGCTTCTGCTCTCTGCCTAAGTGTTTATGGTTGAGCCTGTGTGATGTTTATCAAAACTGTACCATGTTCTGTTGCTATTGGAGGATGACAGtgtttggaatcccaatgaaagtgaacaGCAGAGAGATTCCCTTGTCATTTAATAAATCATAGTGTAAACTGTATAGATAAAGAGATGACAGTTCAGTAAATGAACCCCAAATGATTAAAGCTAATAAAATACTGGGGGCTACTGATGGTTATAAATACCGTcaccatttaaatattaaattaggaccacAACTGTTACATCaaaggcaaaaaataaaataaatagacttTAGAGTCTCACACACACGCTCAATGTTAGAGATGCTGGTAAGTCCacttatttgaatgatttaaatgaCAGTAGTATTTAAATTCACCACCATTTCGATCAATTGAACAGTATCTACCGTAAAAAAATGATGGATGTAACTGGATTTTTTAAGGCATTTGGGTCCTGACCCAATAAAATACTTAGGTGTAGTTTTCCACCAGCAATTGATTTCATAAACCAGACCATTCTTGACCACCTGGTAAGATTAAACTCTGTGATGACTTTAACAGAATGCCCTGCATGGGGGCAAGAGATCTCAAGATCCCAACTACCCAGAAATAGATCAGAGCAGCTGTGAGCCTGGAATATCAGCCTGGGTCACACTGTATGTTAGTACACTGGTTAAACAAACACTTGGCATTGCCTGGGCTATATGGATGTTTCTAGCAAAGCTTCTTAAAACATATCATCAGTTTTAAAACCCGCCAAACAGAGAATCCACAGAAGAGCGATTTACACAGGCGCTGTACAATATGCCCATGGTGTGGTAAACCAGCTGATGGAATTCTTTCTCATTCTGTCACCAATACACATGATACCTGAACAGAAAGTCACCACTGCCAAATAGAGCGAAACATACGTGAATAATGCACCACGCCAACGTACCACCATCGCATGAGCACATCTGTAGCTGATACAGTAAAAAGCATGTATGATCATGGCTGCTGCCAAAAAAGATGCAACTAAAACATAATAAAGAAAGAAGGATAACTCACGAATGGCATAAGCGTTTAGaactacaacaaaaaagcaaaacagcCCAGCAGTttctaaaaacaacaacaacaacatcaacagcgcacaaaaataaaacaaataaaataaaatgaacaaaattCATTCTAGCGATGAGATACGAATGTCCATGTTTGCCAGCCACATTGCAGATCGTTTTGTTTTGAGTTTACAAAGTCACCTGTCGGTTTCCGTTTAGCAGAGGAATGATGGTGAGCTGGTCTAGGGTACCTGACCGCTGGTTTTAATGGGATTTTCCGGGAAGGAGACCGGGTCTGAATGTCAGATTTTTTAGtaagttcagccttcttaaacaCTGCTATAAGAAGGAGAGACAAAGTCAGATAGGAAAAGTAAAGCACTGACAAAGAAAGGCTTAAACATGACACAGGTAACCCCCTTACAAGCAATTCAATTCCCAATATTAAACAAGTAATTATTACTCATGTTTCTACTGTGCATTTATTCATTTAGTTTGTATTTACTGTGTGATAAAGAAAGTTTAAATACAATTTGACATGCCTAGCTTAATCAACAGTTTCTCGCTACTCAACAGCTGCAGCTTACTCTTCCCTATCAACACAAGGCAGTCAGAAGTTGCTGTTGCAGTCTGCTTTTTAGGTTCCATCTGGGGACTTCAAGGAGGACTAAGCTTTGTACTTGTGCCGATGGGGTTTTGCGCATCACATCTCATTTACAAACATTTTCTTTGTGAAAATGGTGCAAGAGCTAAGCCTGCATTGCCTTTCCAAAGCTCTTTCAAATCTTTATGAGTACAAGGATATCAGAATACCAATATGATAAACACATGCTAATCATTGCAcataaactttatatatatatatatatatatatatatatatatatatatatatatatatatatatacatattacacatattacacacacatatatatatatatatatatatatatatatatatatatatatatatatatatatatatatatatatatatatatatgtgtgtaattaggatcgatttttattttgtttagaaattacatattatattgtatttaccaTTTACCAAATAAATTGTATAATGGCAATAATAAACCACCATACAAAAAAGAAGTATTCATGTCTAGTGTAGGaaccttttttcttcttcatgtCGTCCCTCGGGACCATACTGGGCTCCTTTTTGGCCGCTTTCCTTTCAGGGGTGGACACTCTGCCTTTCCCCCTGCTCAGTGCCTTGTCCTTCGCGTGTTTTTCCACAGAGGGTCTTCTAATTTTAGGGCTCTCAGTTTTGGGGAGAGGTTCGATCTTTTCGGTCATGATGCTCCTGTCATCATCTGCAGTTCAGAATGAGCAAAATACGCAGCTGTGAGCTTTGACTGGCACAAGAACTCTTTGGGCAGGGGGCTTTAGAAAAAGTATGCTAAACCCAGTTACAAGTAAATGGTCTAGATACAGAAATATATTCTTAATTATACTAAGGTTATCTGGTATCAGGTACTGTACTAACACATTATCTGATTTAAAAACTGTACCCCCACCCACCCCATTATCAGGTTCTCTTATCTTACACATACTTAACACACATTATACAGAGATGGCTACATACTCACTACGTATATGGCTACCTCTGTTTGAACACTCCCTGCATTAAGGCTGCAATGCTCTGCACCCCTTAAAAACACTCCCTTAAAAACTATGCAATACAATACTTCCAAGGTAAATCTGTCATTATACAGCAGttgattttaaaaacatacacaaaGATGATTAAAGAGTGGAGTGTACATGTCAAACTCTATCCTAGCACTGAAAGGCAAAAGTTTAAAACCGCACCTTGAGCGTCCTGCCAAGCGCTGTCGGTATCCAAGATGGAGTCATCGATGGTTGTTTCATCCTTGTACTCATCATAAGTCTCTGTTCTACATTCTGATACAGGGACTTCCTTCTCTGGAGAGGAGGGAGCTACAGGAAGCTCCTCCAGACTTGCAGCCTGAATCTCTTCTTCTTCAGCCACCTCAGCTTGCCCATCTTCATCTTCAGTGGCATCCTGCATGACCGCTCCCTCAACTGGGTCAGAGAATCTCACACTATGGCAGGAGTCATCACCCTCCTCAATAGTTTGGACCACTGTAATGAAATCATCTTCCACGGTGACAATTGATTCTATAGCCCCCCTGGTTTCAAGGGTTTGATCAGTGTCCACATCCTCTGTAGATATCTGCGTTACAGGGGCGATCTCCTCCAGAACCTCTTTTGGTTCTTCACCCACTTCTACAGCATCTTCTATAATGCCGCCGCCTTCTTTCTGTTCCACAGCTTCCATGGCCTGAGCTTCCAAAGTCACTGGAGCAGGTTCAACAGCCAGTACAGGCTCAAGAGGAGCTTCCTCTGGCCTCTCTTCCTCTGGCCTCTCTTCCTCTGGCCTCGCAGGTTCAACAGCCAGTACAGGCTCAAGAGGAGCTTCCTCTAGCCTCTCTTCCTCTGGCCTCGCAGGTTCAACAGCCAGTACAGGCTCAAGAGGAGCTTCCTCTGGCCTCTCTTCCTCTGGCCTCGCAGGTTCAACAGCCAGTACAGGCTCAAGAGGAGCTTCCTTTGGCCTCTCTTCATCTGGCCTCTCTTCCTCTGGCCTCTCTTCCTCTGGCCTCGCAGGTTCAACAGCCAGTACAGGCTCAAGAGGAGCTTCCTTTGGCCTCTCTTCATCTGGCCTCTCTTCCTCTGGCCTCACAGGTTCAACAGCCAGTACAGGCTCAAGAGGAGCTTCCTTTGGCCTCTCTTCCTCTGGCCTCTCTTCATCTGGCCTCTCTTCCTCTGGCCTCTCTTCATCAGCAACCTTGGCTGTTGGGGGCAATTCCTCAACTGTCTGCTTTGATTCTGCAGCTTTATAGACCTCAATTGTGACCTCTATAGATGGTACCTGCTTCACAGGTTTAGGCTTCGTACCTCCTTCCTCATTGGAGCCGAGAACGCCCATGAGCTGATAGGCGTCTTCTGCATCCACTTCTTCATAGGCCTCCTGGTGCACCAAGTCTGGCTTGTCTTTCATTTTATCTTTTGTTTCTAGTAGTTCTCGCCCTTCAGCTAAGCTCAGAGACCTATCCTCAAGTTGTGGTTCTTTTACTGAACCTGCGTCTGATTTTGGTTCTTTTTCAGAAGCAGAATCTGGTTGAAGTTCTTTTTCGGAATCACCCTCTGCTTGTAGTTCATTTTTGGAATCAGCCTTCACATCTGTCTTTTCCTCTGCTGAATGTTCAGGCTTCATACCCTCAGGGATGACCTCCTCTAAAGGTTTAGCTTTGGGTTGAGGCTCAGGGATGGCCTCTTGACTTGTCTTGTCTGGCTGCACTTCATCAGTACCTTTCTTAACCTCCTCTTGCTGGTCAGTTTTCAAGGACTCTGAGGCTTTGTCTTCACTTGGCATCTCTTGCTCTTCAACCTCAGGAACAGTCTGCCTTTTGACATCAGGAACTACTTTAGGTTTAGCTGGGAGATCCAGTTCGCTTTCCTTTTCTTCTTCGTTCCCTGAAACACCAACTTGTGCATCTGTCTCTGCTTTACTGCTTTCTTTACTAACCCCTTCCATGGTTACACTTTCCTTGATTTCACAGGAGCCGTCATGTTGATCAAGTGGTTCTACTTTAGAAGAATCTTCTTTCACTTCTTTGTCCTCTGTTGTTTCTTCCTTTCTAGTCTCTTCTGCTTTGGGTTCTTCCATGAGAACTTCCTTCTCAGCAGGCTCTGCCTGAGTTTCCATAGACTCAGTTGCTTTCATAATTTCTTCCTTGTACTCCTCTAAAACTGGTGTGGTGAAGATTTGGAGAGGTGAACCCAGGGGGCTGTGCAAATCAGCAGGTGAGGGCATAGGACCAGTGTACTCACTGAAAACACAGTAGCCAATCTCTTCTTGGCTCTCACTTCTAGCTGCCTTCTGACTCATGTCCACTATAGCAAGCTGAGCCAAGGTGTCTCCCACCAGGGCTGGGATATCAGCAGGGACCGACTTTCTTCTAATCAGCTCAGTATCTGTGCTCTCAGAAGTCAGTCTGGATCTGGCACCTGCCAAGTCTAGCATCTCTGGCAAATCGGGTGCCATCACACTGCCGTTTTTATAATAATCCTTCATTTGGAACTGGGACTCTGTGGGTGATTCTGTCTGGGAGCTTGGTTTGCTTTCACCAGTGGGTAGGGATGTAGGGGAGTCTGCATCTGTGGTTTCCAGAATTACAGGAGGGAAAACTGGCCGCTTCTCTACAGCAGGTGTGGTAACTGGTAGGTAGTCTGTTGGCTCATCTAGACTACCACTGGTAAAGGATAGAATGTCTGAAGCCAGAGGTGAAAAGGTCCTTGGTGATTCCAAGGAAGCTATGGGTATGTTCAGTGAGTAGCTTCTCTGTTCCAGCGACAACCTGCCTACACTCAAACGACCTTCATCCTTCTTCTTCTCCAGCGTTGGCAGGGTTTTCAGCTCCTCCTTCACAGGGCTTTTCAGGATGTCTGGTTTGTCCACTGCTGGTTTCACATCTTGAGTCTGGGCCAGTGTGCTATAGCTTATCTCCTGGACTGAAGCAATATCACCAGCAATCTGGAACGTCTCCATCAATCCACTTGCATCAGATTCATCAATCACCCTCTGAAAAGACTCGGAGGCTTTCTCCCTTGCATCGCTCAACTCGTAATAGCCTTCCCCTTGCTGAGCATCAGCCTTTGCCTCTTCCTCTTTCAAGGCAGATGTCTCAAAATAGGCTGACATTCCTGATTTATCCTTTTCCgtgctttttaaatgtagatCCAAAGCACTGCAGGGTTCATCTTTGTCATGCAAGGCTGGTTGAATCTTAGCCTCAGTTATCTCCTTCTCCTGGATGCTTGCTTGGGTTTCTTCTTTCTCTGCAGGTTCCAGCTTTGTTTCAATCACTTTCCCTGTCTGGTCTGTTGGTAAAACTTCAGTGGGGGCTTCCTCGTTTAATTTGCTATCTGGTGCACCCGCAAGAGAAGTTTGGGGCTGTTTGACATCTGCATCCTTCTTGTCTTCACAAGGTTCAGAGGGTTTGATACTAGAGGCTCCCCGTTTCTCTGGTTCTTTCTTTGGATCCAAAACCAGTTTGCTTTCACTTTCTGCTGCACCGAAAACGTCAATTTCTGACTTAACCTCTTCCTTGTCCTCTTTGTTCTCTTGTGTTTTAACAGAAGAATGTTCTTCTTTACTAGAAGCTGCCTCTTGTGAGATAATGACTGCTTCCTTTTTCACACTAAGGTCTACAGCCTGCAATGCATCTGGTTTAACATCTTTGTCTTGTTTGGTAACTtccgctttgtctaaactgcccACACCAGTCTTTGTCAAACTAATCAGTGGCTCAGTGATTAACTCTTGAGGCTTGTCTTTTGTAGACTGGCTATCTGGAGCCTGTGGTTTTGGACTGCTTGGTACATCCACATCTCCTGGAAGTTTGCCAGCTGGGGTGTCTTTGGTTTGGGAAACATCAGTGAGGTTTACTTTCTGGTCCTCTGGGTAAGTTTTATCTGACTTCTCTGCAGTATTTGCAGGAATCTCACTAGAATCTTTCAcaatgtcagtgcatttatctgatTCTTTAGACAATAGTTTTGTGGAATCTTCAGACTGGATTTTTCCTTCTGCTGGAGAAGCAGTGGACCCTGACGGACCTGACTCAGCTTTGGGTGGCTCAGTCACAGCAGGTGTCTCTATACCTTTCAAAGGGAGGGTTTCTGAATCCTTGGACTGAGGAGTTGGAGCATGGTCTTCCTTGTTGTCCTCCTCTGAAGGTGGAGTTGTTTGGGGTTCAGTTTTAGGCTGCACATTAGATTTCTCCTCTGACCTCTCAGCTTCCTTGAGGTCCGAGCTGAGGGTAGGGGCTTGACCGCTGACTGCCCCCCCTTGGCTCTGTGTGTCCATCTTCAGGGCTGCAAGCAAATCTAAAGTAGTCTGGTTGTTCTGTTTTTGCAAGCAACACATTACAAACAGCCAAAGCTCTCCAAAAATGCATGTCTTCATACAACACAATGCACTAGGTGTTTTGAGAATGGTCAAAAAGAGCATGAAGGTACAagaaaaatggaaataaaaaaatgatccgGATGTCACTATGGTAACATGCAGAGGCACAATGCAGATGGATGGGAATCAAAAAGGAAATGCCTCAAAAATAATGCGGGAACTCcaacccttttctttttttccgtGTCAAAATCATGTCCTTGTCATTTCCTTTACAGTCTGCTTATTTCTTGGGTCATGATAACCTTGATCTTCCTTTTGAAGAGGAGGACATAACACTGTACTTGTTATTTCTGATCATGTGATGTATTTAAGAGCATATGGTTTTAATGAACCTTTTCAAGTTTTAAAGCTTGATTAAACATATTATAGTTAAGTAATATTTAGAGGGTGCTTTGAATCATCCATTCGTAGCTTTACAATACATGGTATTACCCCAGCAAAAATGATGACAGGCAAAATAGTATTACACAATAAGTGAAGTCCAATTTTTATATTTACTCTTGAGTTACAGGACACTTTTAAAgtgtaaataaacaaatcaatcaaAAACAGTTGTGTACATGTGGCAGGAAAAAGTAAAGCCACAATCTTACAGATAAGGTTATTACACCATTACTATAATTGCCTAAAATAGGTCTGTATGGATTTATACCGCAATTTTAAGGGATATTAATTACTATGGAGTTATGCATGAAGGCACTTTATACAAATAAAGTACATATGTAATTGCAACTGTAATAAGATACATAACAAACTAGAAACTACACTATAAATGCACAACTACATGAGT
The Acipenser ruthenus chromosome 10, fAciRut3.2 maternal haplotype, whole genome shotgun sequence DNA segment above includes these coding regions:
- the LOC117411499 gene encoding microtubule-associated protein 2-like isoform X16; the encoded protein is MADSRQPEESTPQWAAPGTRSDTSPNPHTPPEYKEQPPAAAPSENGFSSYRDCPAGGAPAAASYPATNENGFNGDLASGGMVTAEQVSARIVQEVTAEAVAVLKGEQDIELQHKDTAKRLPSVEDSNLPPSPPPSPASGQIGPLKEEETVESPSAADEEKQSAAAAEHGPDAIEHLQQAKLKSEAQAQPCPQAEAEAASEARVPTAAPNGRGDEAGEGKTPQEALKMDTQSQGGAVSGQAPTLSSDLKEAERSEEKSNVQPKTEPQTTPPSEEDNKEDHAPTPQSKDSETLPLKGIETPAVTEPPKAESGPSGSTASPAEGKIQSEDSTKLLSKESDKCTDIVKDSSEIPANTAEKSDKTYPEDQKVNLTDVSQTKDTPAGKLPGDVDVPSSPKPQAPDSQSTKDKPQELITEPLISLTKTGVGSLDKAEVTKQDKDVKPDALQAVDLSVKKEAVIISQEAASSKEEHSSVKTQENKEDKEEVKSEIDVFGAAESESKLVLDPKKEPEKRGASSIKPSEPCEDKKDADVKQPQTSLAGAPDSKLNEEAPTEVLPTDQTGKVIETKLEPAEKEETQASIQEKEITEAKIQPALHDKDEPCSALDLHLKSTEKDKSGMSAYFETSALKEEEAKADAQQGEGYYELSDAREKASESFQRVIDESDASGLMETFQIAGDIASVQEISYSTLAQTQDVKPAVDKPDILKSPVKEELKTLPTLEKKKDEGRLSVGRLSLEQRSYSLNIPIASLESPRTFSPLASDILSFTSGSLDEPTDYLPVTTPAVEKRPVFPPVILETTDADSPTSLPTGESKPSSQTESPTESQFQMKDYYKNGSVMAPDLPEMLDLAGARSRLTSESTDTELIRRKSVPADIPALVGDTLAQLAIVDMSQKAARSESQEEIGYCVFSEYTGPMPSPADLHSPLGSPLQIFTTPVLEEYKEEIMKATESMETQAEPAEKEVLMEEPKAEETRKEETTEDKEVKEDSSKVEPLDQHDGSCEIKESVTMEGVSKESSKAETDAQVGVSGNEEEKESELDLPAKPKVVPDVKRQTVPEVEEQEMPSEDKASESLKTDQQEEVKKGTDEVQPDKTSQEAIPEPQPKAKPLEEVIPEGMKPEHSAEEKTDVKADSKNELQAEGDSEKELQPDSASEKEPKSDAGSVKEPQLEDRSLSLAEGRELLETKDKMKDKPDLVHQEAYEEVDAEDAYQLMGVLGSNEEGGTKPKPVKQVPSIEVTIEVYKAAESKQTVEELPPTAKVADEERPEEERPDEERPEEERPKEAPLEPVLAVEPVRPEEERPDEERPKEAPLEPVLAVEPARPEEERPEEERPDEERPKEAPLEPVLAVEPARPEEERPEEAPLEPVLAVEPARPEEERLEEAPLEPVLAVEPARPEEERPEEERPEEAPLEPVLAVEPAPVTLEAQAMEAVEQKEGGGIIEDAVEVGEEPKEVLEEIAPVTQISTEDVDTDQTLETRGAIESIVTVEDDFITVVQTIEEGDDSCHSVRFSDPVEGAVMQDATEDEDGQAEVAEEEEIQAASLEELPVAPSSPEKEVPVSECRTETYDEYKDETTIDDSILDTDSAWQDAQDDDRSIMTEKIEPLPKTESPKIRRPSVEKHAKDKALSRGKGRVSTPERKAAKKEPSMVPRDDMKKKKVFKKAELTKKSDIQTRSPSRKIPLKPAVRYPRPAHHHSSAKRKPTAVAAAEGRQPLSTARQSRDKIADGTTQSPEKRSSLPRPSSILTSRRAGPADHEESSTSITSSGSTAPRRPTWTDHARSRSARSGTCTPITPGSTAITPCTPPSYSCRTPGTPGTPSYPRTPRTPGTPRSMSLARQEKKVAIIRTPPKSPATPKQLRPLNQPLPDLKNVKSKIGSTDNIKYQPKGGQIQIQSKKIDLSHVTSKCGSLSNIRYRPGGGNIRIESVKLDFKDKAHAKVGSLDNARHTPGGGQIQIESHKLSFRESARARVDHGAEIVTQSPGMSGSTSPHHHSNVSSSGSINLLESPQLATLAEDVTAALAKQGL